The Thermoplasmatales archaeon genome includes a region encoding these proteins:
- a CDS encoding beta-galactosidase trimerization domain-containing protein — protein sequence MKKLVAMLIILTIFPFKFKSHSINSDEGDEWLTNARILTPYSYNLSWEDAIKKAVENNANVILDWAGFSDTYQGRILNINESIEELKEKTNFIHSNFPGIKYVVYVAPLEMQTIDSDMNEDGKDDDGKNSAYTDHPEWLQVGKDARKAVFYGCLPGMPFWVDEKSEDVWLSPSNREYKNIVLNIAKEIANFVDGVWLDVPHLCFEFGDVWKEQWCSLDEASMKDFYNDTGFILSPPLSPDWNNSSWLAFVKWRYKQINDFVGDFNKALKEVNPNCKLIVETSSSTVSSTQHGVDLELLNGACDAICHEYGGPFEDLQYYGWIYMLAHLKLWHDIDKNYSFLLSYVDGNNLNLLKFHAGIILASCYDNYYASGDETMSGYINENFLKELFRWLSNNDDYFCGWKNNPEIALIFSRNTLDYADKGSWEGYAYHDEITGSIMMLIQSNIQFKVIDERNLEEIKKYKAVILPEFSCMSEEQANILREYVMNGGILISTHETSLYNEYGIRRENFLLNDLFGVNLSDIEEKIYLNEYGKGKSIFYPLPVGRYYIWEANPWEEEGNEIEAEKWRGKFLELIEKANAPQDFEISGNAVAFKYEKDGREEIRIINFGGLEEIRIKGKIKDVKILNFMEEIIDVEFYENGNETIVYGNFSNQCTILYSKDEELFVEILKPSKGKIYFMDREIAIINSEKAIIIGKIYVEVTTNGNKVEFYLNDKIEFIDYSPPFEWLLSKNCFGNYEIKAISYLNGRSKEDSLSAFILQISF from the coding sequence ATGAAAAAATTGGTTGCAATGCTTATAATTTTAACAATTTTTCCATTTAAATTTAAAAGCCATAGCATAAATAGCGATGAAGGAGATGAATGGCTAACCAATGCAAGAATTTTAACTCCATATTCCTACAATCTTTCATGGGAGGATGCAATTAAAAAAGCTGTTGAAAACAATGCAAATGTTATTCTTGATTGGGCAGGCTTCAGCGATACATATCAAGGAAGAATATTGAATATAAATGAATCAATAGAAGAATTGAAGGAAAAGACAAATTTCATTCACTCAAATTTTCCAGGAATAAAATATGTTGTATATGTAGCACCTCTTGAAATGCAGACAATTGATAGCGACATGAATGAAGATGGAAAAGACGATGATGGAAAAAACAGCGCATATACAGATCATCCTGAATGGCTCCAGGTTGGAAAAGATGCAAGGAAGGCGGTTTTTTACGGCTGCCTGCCTGGCATGCCCTTCTGGGTGGATGAAAAAAGTGAGGATGTATGGCTTAGCCCGAGTAATAGAGAATATAAAAATATTGTATTAAATATAGCAAAAGAAATAGCAAATTTTGTTGATGGCGTATGGCTTGATGTTCCTCATTTATGTTTTGAATTTGGTGATGTATGGAAGGAGCAATGGTGCAGTCTTGATGAAGCAAGCATGAAAGATTTTTATAATGACACCGGCTTCATTCTTTCTCCTCCCCTTTCCCCAGATTGGAATAATTCCTCATGGCTTGCATTTGTTAAATGGAGATATAAACAAATAAACGATTTCGTAGGAGATTTTAATAAAGCGCTGAAGGAAGTAAATCCCAACTGCAAGCTAATTGTTGAGACATCTTCTTCAACTGTTTCATCTACTCAGCACGGAGTTGATTTAGAATTGCTTAATGGGGCATGCGATGCTATTTGCCATGAATACGGTGGTCCTTTTGAGGATTTGCAATACTATGGATGGATATATATGCTCGCTCATCTAAAATTATGGCATGATATTGACAAAAACTATTCATTTCTTCTTTCATATGTTGATGGAAATAATTTAAATCTTCTAAAATTCCACGCCGGAATAATTTTAGCATCATGCTATGATAACTATTATGCTTCTGGGGATGAAACAATGTCTGGGTATATCAATGAAAATTTCTTAAAAGAATTATTTAGATGGCTTAGCAATAATGATGATTATTTTTGTGGATGGAAAAATAATCCAGAAATTGCCCTAATTTTTTCAAGAAATACGCTTGATTATGCAGATAAAGGAAGCTGGGAAGGTTATGCATATCATGATGAAATTACTGGTTCAATAATGATGCTAATTCAATCAAACATACAATTTAAAGTGATAGATGAAAGAAATTTAGAAGAAATAAAAAAGTATAAGGCAGTTATTTTACCAGAATTTTCGTGCATGTCAGAAGAGCAAGCAAATATTTTAAGAGAATATGTTATGAATGGAGGAATTCTAATATCAACACATGAAACATCTCTTTATAATGAATATGGAATTAGAAGAGAAAATTTCCTTCTGAATGATTTATTTGGAGTTAATTTATCAGATATCGAAGAAAAAATTTACTTAAATGAATATGGAAAAGGAAAATCAATTTTTTATCCTTTGCCAGTTGGAAGATATTATATATGGGAGGCAAATCCATGGGAAGAAGAAGGAAATGAAATTGAGGCAGAGAAATGGAGGGGAAAATTCTTAGAATTAATTGAAAAAGCAAATGCCCCTCAGGATTTTGAAATATCGGGAAATGCTGTTGCTTTTAAATATGAAAAAGATGGAAGAGAAGAAATTAGGATAATAAATTTTGGTGGGTTAGAAGAAATTAGGATAAAAGGAAAAATAAAAGATGTAAAAATTTTGAATTTTATGGAGGAAATCATAGATGTTGAATTTTATGAAAATGGAAATGAAACTATAGTATATGGAAATTTCTCAAATCAATGCACTATTTTATATTCAAAAGATGAAGAGCTTTTCGTTGAAATTTTAAAACCATCAAAGGGTAAAATATATTTTATGGATAGAGAAATTGCAATAATAAATTCCGAAAAAGCAATAATAATAGGAAAAATTTATGTAGAAGTTACTACAAATGGAAATAAGGTTGAATTTTATTTGAATGATAAAATTGAATTTATTGATTATTCTCCTCCATTTGAATGGCTTCTTAGCAAAAATTGCTTTGGAAATTATGAAATAAAGGCAATATCTTATTTAAACGGGAGAAGTAAAGAAGATAGTTTATCAGCATTTATTCTTCAAATATCCTTTTAA
- the ftsY gene encoding signal recognition particle-docking protein FtsY: MFQFLKKKLKKAEEVIEEEKKKGLFGVSEKKVDELLWQVEIELIEADVAFEVIEEIKREIKGNLVGLSRKEAKEEVSKIIEDAIYKILKNSEGNFFEEIKKFEKPVIILFVGVNGSGKTTAIAKLAWQLKNMGYSCVIAACDTFRAGAIEQLERHALQVGAKLIKHDFGADPAAVAYDAIGHAKARHKDFVLIDTAGRMQTNINLMEEMKKIKRVAKPHMTIFVGDALVGNDAIEQARKFNEAVGIDGVILSKVDADAKGGASISIAYSIKKPLYFIGTGQRYEDQIPFNAEWMIKRIFEE, encoded by the coding sequence ATGTTCCAGTTTCTTAAAAAAAAGTTAAAGAAAGCAGAAGAAGTTATTGAAGAAGAAAAAAAGAAGGGATTATTTGGAGTAAGTGAGAAGAAAGTAGATGAATTGCTATGGCAGGTTGAAATTGAGCTAATTGAGGCAGATGTTGCTTTTGAAGTTATAGAAGAAATTAAAAGAGAAATAAAAGGGAATTTGGTCGGTCTATCAAGGAAAGAGGCAAAGGAGGAAGTGAGTAAAATAATTGAAGATGCGATATACAAGATATTGAAAAATAGCGAGGGAAATTTTTTTGAAGAAATTAAAAAATTTGAGAAACCAGTGATAATTTTATTTGTTGGGGTAAATGGCTCAGGAAAAACAACAGCAATAGCAAAACTTGCTTGGCAGTTGAAGAATATGGGTTACAGCTGTGTAATTGCGGCATGCGATACTTTCAGGGCTGGCGCAATTGAGCAACTTGAAAGGCATGCCTTGCAAGTAGGAGCAAAGTTGATAAAGCATGATTTTGGCGCCGATCCTGCTGCTGTTGCGTATGATGCGATAGGGCATGCAAAAGCGAGGCACAAAGATTTTGTTTTAATCGACACTGCTGGGAGAATGCAGACAAATATAAATCTAATGGAGGAAATGAAGAAAATAAAGAGAGTTGCAAAGCCGCACATGACAATTTTTGTTGGTGATGCACTTGTTGGAAATGATGCAATAGAGCAGGCAAGAAAATTTAATGAAGCAGTTGGGATAGATGGGGTGATATTATCAAAAGTAGATGCGGATGCAAAAGGAGGGGCATCGATATCAATAGCATATTCAATAAAGAAGCCACTCTACTTCATAGGGACTGGGCAGAGATATGAAGACCAGATACCATTCAATGCTGAATGGATGATTAAAAGGATATTTGAAGAATAA
- the pfdA gene encoding prefoldin subunit alpha, protein MNDEELRKNIYLLQRHQEEIENTYAQIDVIERMINEYRRTIETLQEMASMEEGKEILMPIGGNVFAYTTLKNTKKVILSIGDKVFIEKSTNGAIDFLNKKIEELMKSEEKLINLAEELSDRMNEISKKIKKEDVPVS, encoded by the coding sequence ATGAATGATGAAGAATTAAGAAAAAATATATATTTATTGCAGAGACATCAGGAGGAAATTGAAAATACATATGCACAGATTGATGTAATTGAAAGAATGATAAATGAATACAGGAGGACTATTGAAACATTGCAAGAGATGGCATCAATGGAAGAAGGAAAGGAAATTCTTATGCCAATAGGTGGAAATGTTTTTGCATATACAACGCTAAAGAATACAAAGAAGGTTATATTGAGTATAGGAGATAAGGTATTTATAGAGAAATCAACAAATGGAGCGATTGATTTTCTGAATAAAAAAATAGAGGAATTGATGAAGAGCGAGGAAAAATTGATAAATCTTGCGGAAGAATTGAGCGACAGGATGAACGAAATTTCAAAGAAGATTAAAAAAGAAGATGTTCCAGTTTCTTAA